The Lysobacter capsici genome has a segment encoding these proteins:
- the pglZ gene encoding BREX-3 system phosphatase PglZ, translated as MSLWTKRILSHFTADLTRLWVACDPDDVLLDEKLLTELRGRGFELMLYEDPFAFRAEYEERYRAAWDRGEQGPAPSLVLHLRSADANALPWDIVHHGRVVRLSLADLFPKLAYSAVQQVEPEHLAGLFQAHHTELQNARGENESKDFILEHVYQLAPRSIRTQVDFWRELLRLHFANRSLPPLFAQHAASIIQDKGLFPDQPVATWLASKSALLRVVQDAWYRYLSKLGLDGTRTGEPPPPDYVAKIEIPFDHSDVQVLVDSMFLDGSLHPLAVHSVPAGVPSWIKAGIVQDPAALHALVLKGIDGLIDATPTAASSHKDWSEFAKRYGEILARTHGLPGTEGSEHLPVIRERIKTLQAQSDEHLQAWVAAKHYADLILQPVTKGPVMVHHVPRFLRHRRSAGETKVALLVFDGLAFDQWVQIRERLIATTKCFAFDEGTAFAWLPTVTSVSRQALFSGLKPREFDDSIDRTDKEESLWKTFWQNEGVNSNEVMYRRALRQIDQLDVLEADLNDRRPKVVGLVIDEVDDRLHKERSKKDVAMWIGNWLSTGFVDRLFSLLLDRGYHIYLTADHGNVESTGVGRPNQGVIAETRGERVRVYRSEPLLADSAAAYPTTVRLDIAGLPANFMPLFAGGRTAFVPEGEQVVVHGGVSIEELIVPFVKVSYVIGTE; from the coding sequence ATGAGCCTTTGGACGAAACGCATCCTGAGCCACTTCACAGCCGATCTCACCCGGCTATGGGTGGCTTGCGACCCTGATGATGTGTTGCTCGACGAGAAGCTGTTGACCGAGCTACGCGGTCGCGGCTTTGAGCTGATGCTCTACGAGGACCCGTTTGCCTTCCGCGCGGAATATGAGGAACGCTACCGCGCGGCATGGGATCGGGGTGAGCAAGGACCAGCGCCCTCTCTGGTTTTGCATCTGCGCAGCGCCGACGCGAATGCGTTGCCGTGGGACATCGTGCATCACGGTCGTGTGGTGCGCCTCAGCCTTGCCGATCTGTTCCCCAAGCTGGCTTACAGCGCCGTGCAACAAGTGGAGCCGGAGCATCTTGCCGGGCTGTTTCAAGCCCACCATACGGAATTGCAGAATGCACGGGGCGAGAACGAATCGAAGGACTTCATCCTCGAGCACGTCTACCAACTGGCGCCAAGGTCTATCCGCACCCAGGTGGACTTCTGGCGCGAGCTGTTGCGGCTTCACTTCGCCAACCGTTCGTTGCCGCCCCTGTTTGCCCAGCACGCGGCGAGCATCATCCAAGACAAAGGGCTGTTCCCGGACCAACCCGTCGCCACATGGCTGGCATCCAAGAGTGCGCTGCTGCGTGTGGTGCAGGACGCGTGGTATCGCTACTTGTCGAAATTGGGGCTGGATGGCACCCGTACAGGCGAACCTCCGCCGCCAGATTACGTCGCCAAGATCGAGATTCCCTTCGACCACTCCGATGTGCAGGTGCTGGTCGACTCCATGTTCCTCGACGGCAGCTTGCATCCGCTGGCGGTGCACAGCGTCCCGGCTGGAGTGCCGAGTTGGATCAAGGCCGGGATCGTTCAGGACCCAGCGGCGTTGCATGCGTTGGTGCTCAAAGGCATCGATGGCCTGATCGATGCGACGCCAACGGCGGCATCTTCGCACAAGGACTGGAGCGAGTTCGCCAAGCGCTACGGTGAGATCCTGGCCCGCACGCATGGCCTGCCAGGCACGGAAGGCAGCGAACACTTGCCGGTCATTCGGGAGCGGATCAAGACCTTGCAGGCGCAATCGGACGAGCATCTGCAAGCCTGGGTCGCAGCCAAGCACTACGCCGACCTGATCCTGCAGCCGGTGACCAAGGGCCCGGTGATGGTGCACCACGTGCCGCGCTTCTTGCGCCATCGGCGGTCCGCAGGGGAAACCAAGGTCGCTCTATTGGTGTTCGACGGGCTGGCCTTCGATCAGTGGGTGCAGATCCGCGAGCGCCTGATCGCCACCACAAAGTGCTTCGCGTTCGACGAAGGAACCGCTTTCGCATGGCTGCCGACCGTGACATCGGTGTCGCGCCAGGCGCTGTTCTCTGGCCTGAAACCACGTGAGTTCGACGACTCCATCGACAGGACGGACAAGGAGGAATCCTTGTGGAAGACGTTCTGGCAGAACGAAGGCGTCAACTCGAATGAGGTGATGTACCGACGCGCGCTGCGCCAGATTGATCAACTGGATGTGCTTGAGGCGGACTTGAACGACCGGCGTCCGAAGGTGGTGGGCCTGGTCATCGATGAGGTGGACGATCGGCTCCACAAGGAGCGGTCTAAGAAGGACGTGGCGATGTGGATCGGCAACTGGTTGTCGACCGGATTCGTCGACCGACTGTTCTCGCTGCTGCTGGACAGGGGATACCACATCTATCTCACGGCGGACCACGGCAATGTGGAGTCCACCGGCGTCGGCAGACCCAACCAGGGCGTGATTGCCGAGACGCGTGGAGAGCGCGTGCGGGTCTACCGGAGTGAGCCGTTGCTGGCCGATTCCGCTGCGGCCTATCCCACCACAGTCAGGTTGGACATCGCTGGACTACCCGCGAACTTCATGCCCCTATTCGCAGGCGGACGAACCGCCTTTGTGCCGGAGGGCGAGCAGGTGGTGGTCCACGGCGGGGTGTCGATCGAAGAGTTGATCGTGCCCTTTGTGAAAGTCAGTTATGTGATTGGTACCGAATGA
- a CDS encoding DEAD/DEAH box helicase, giving the protein MAGGGFTIGDWCWFTRQASPCRVIERQDVWGEVAYRVWLPAKDAVVRARAADLASLESVRPSVEQILHTTAAAKLLDALEDNLLLAPIQSSVVPLPHQLYALNRAISRDRIRYLLADEVGLGKTIEAGLVLRELKLRGRVKRILVVAPKGLVRQWQAEMRLHFGEKFQFIEPSELAAFRQWPSGGAGEEENLWRMHDQVICSLDSVKPLEGRRGWSLEQLNTYNRERFEDLISASWDLVIIDEAHRMGGSTEQVARYKLGAALAEASPYLLLLSATPHQGKTDQFMRLMQLLDREAFPDESSVSRDRVRPFVIRTEKRASINAEGQPLFKPRVTRLQAVAWQARHGSQQRLYEAVTDYVRHGYNQAMAAKQRHIGFLMILMQRLVTSSTAAIRTTLEKRQALLEAPQPQANLFENTSADEWADLDGQSQVDLAMQSSGWELEKSEVEMLLDLARETEAAGTDAKAEALLELIYKLQQEEGDPALKVLIFTEFVPTQAMLADFLESRGFSVTTLNGSMDLETRTRAQQAFSKDVRVLISTDAGGEGLNLQFCHVIVNFDMPWNPMRIEQRIGRVDRIGQKHVVRAINFVLEDTVEHRVRQVLEEKLEVIAQEFGVDKAADVMDSAEADPIFDELFVHGLQNPDAIEQECDAVVSQLRSTLAESKKNSDLLTTEHDLDADDARKWRDHPAQFWLERAITSGLAARGGSAIKAGNAWRVKWADGSESVQACFDARTADENPELEWVTMEDPRARAVISELPRFVAGQPLPVIRVTGLPDSVRGIWSLWEISLAAEGLSRKRFLPVFINEEGRPFVPTAKRVWDLLLTETVDVLAVTGAEESVKWFEASHAAASTHGERIFTELLTEHRARLKEERERAVYAFEARSQAIGRIGLPAVREHRRKRLQQEHDARMAALDDMEASVPDLNAVMMVRVGGDA; this is encoded by the coding sequence GTGGCCGGCGGCGGATTCACCATCGGCGACTGGTGCTGGTTCACCCGGCAGGCATCGCCCTGCCGGGTGATCGAGCGCCAGGACGTATGGGGCGAGGTCGCTTACCGCGTCTGGCTGCCGGCCAAGGACGCGGTGGTGCGCGCCCGGGCGGCGGACCTTGCCTCGCTGGAAAGCGTACGCCCGAGCGTGGAGCAGATCCTGCACACCACGGCGGCGGCCAAGCTGCTGGACGCGCTGGAGGACAACCTGCTGCTGGCGCCCATCCAGTCCAGCGTGGTGCCGCTGCCGCATCAGCTCTATGCGCTGAACCGCGCGATCAGCCGTGATCGCATCCGCTACCTGCTGGCCGATGAAGTGGGCCTGGGCAAGACCATCGAGGCCGGCTTGGTGCTGCGCGAGTTGAAGTTGCGTGGCCGGGTGAAGCGCATCTTGGTGGTGGCGCCCAAGGGGCTGGTGCGCCAATGGCAGGCAGAGATGCGTCTGCACTTCGGCGAGAAGTTTCAGTTCATCGAGCCGTCCGAGCTGGCGGCCTTCCGCCAGTGGCCCAGCGGCGGCGCGGGCGAGGAAGAAAACCTGTGGCGCATGCACGACCAGGTGATCTGCTCGCTGGACTCGGTGAAGCCCCTGGAAGGCCGGCGCGGCTGGAGCCTGGAGCAACTCAACACCTACAACCGCGAGCGCTTCGAGGACCTGATCTCAGCATCGTGGGATCTGGTCATCATTGACGAAGCCCACCGTATGGGCGGCAGCACCGAGCAGGTGGCCCGCTACAAGCTGGGCGCCGCACTGGCCGAAGCATCACCCTATCTCTTGTTGCTCTCAGCAACGCCGCACCAGGGCAAGACCGATCAGTTCATGCGCTTGATGCAGTTACTGGACCGCGAGGCCTTCCCGGATGAGAGCAGCGTCAGCCGCGACCGTGTGCGCCCCTTCGTGATCCGCACCGAGAAGCGCGCATCGATCAATGCTGAAGGCCAGCCGCTGTTCAAGCCGCGTGTCACCCGGCTGCAGGCGGTTGCCTGGCAGGCACGACATGGCTCGCAGCAGCGCCTGTACGAGGCGGTGACCGACTATGTGCGCCACGGCTACAACCAGGCCATGGCGGCCAAGCAGCGCCACATCGGCTTCTTGATGATCCTGATGCAGCGGCTGGTGACGTCCAGTACGGCAGCCATCCGCACCACGCTGGAAAAGCGCCAGGCCCTGCTTGAAGCACCGCAGCCGCAGGCCAACCTGTTCGAGAACACCAGCGCTGACGAGTGGGCGGACCTCGACGGCCAGTCCCAGGTGGATCTGGCCATGCAGTCCAGTGGCTGGGAGCTGGAGAAGTCCGAAGTCGAGATGCTGCTGGATCTGGCACGGGAAACCGAGGCCGCTGGCACCGATGCCAAGGCCGAGGCGCTGCTGGAGCTGATCTACAAGCTGCAGCAGGAGGAAGGCGACCCGGCGCTGAAGGTGCTGATCTTCACCGAGTTCGTGCCCACGCAAGCCATGCTGGCCGATTTCCTGGAGAGCCGTGGATTTTCGGTGACAACGCTCAACGGCAGCATGGATCTGGAAACCCGCACCCGTGCGCAGCAGGCGTTCTCCAAGGATGTGCGCGTGCTGATATCCACCGATGCCGGTGGTGAAGGTTTGAACCTGCAGTTCTGCCACGTCATCGTCAACTTCGACATGCCGTGGAACCCGATGCGGATCGAGCAGCGCATTGGCCGGGTGGACCGCATTGGTCAGAAGCACGTGGTCCGCGCCATCAATTTCGTGCTTGAAGACACCGTGGAACACCGCGTGCGCCAGGTGCTGGAGGAAAAGCTCGAGGTCATCGCGCAGGAGTTTGGCGTCGACAAGGCGGCTGATGTGATGGATTCGGCTGAGGCCGACCCGATCTTCGACGAGCTGTTCGTGCACGGTCTGCAGAACCCTGATGCCATCGAACAGGAGTGCGACGCGGTGGTGTCGCAACTGCGCTCCACCCTTGCAGAGTCGAAGAAGAATAGCGATCTGCTCACTACTGAACATGATCTGGATGCCGACGATGCCCGCAAGTGGCGCGACCACCCAGCGCAGTTCTGGCTGGAGCGCGCCATCACCAGCGGGTTGGCTGCGCGCGGTGGCTCCGCCATCAAGGCGGGCAATGCATGGCGGGTGAAGTGGGCAGACGGCAGCGAATCGGTGCAGGCCTGCTTTGACGCCCGCACTGCGGATGAGAACCCGGAGTTGGAATGGGTCACGATGGAAGATCCACGTGCCCGTGCTGTGATCAGCGAGCTGCCGCGCTTTGTCGCCGGCCAGCCACTGCCGGTGATCCGCGTGACCGGGCTGCCGGATTCGGTACGCGGCATTTGGTCGCTGTGGGAGATCAGTCTGGCGGCTGAAGGCTTGAGTCGGAAGCGCTTCCTGCCGGTGTTCATCAACGAGGAAGGCCGGCCCTTCGTGCCGACAGCCAAGCGCGTCTGGGATCTGCTGCTGACTGAAACCGTGGATGTGCTTGCCGTGACCGGTGCCGAGGAGTCGGTGAAATGGTTCGAGGCATCGCATGCCGCCGCCAGTACCCATGGTGAACGAATCTTCACTGAACTGCTGACCGAACACCGCGCCCGGCTGAAGGAAGAACGCGAGCGTGCGGTGTATGCGTTCGAGGCACGAAGCCAGGCGATTGGACGAATTGGCTTGCCCGCCGTGCGCGAGCACCGGCGCAAGCGGCTGCAACAAGAACACGATGCACGCATGGCCGCTCTCGATGACATGGAGGCCAGCGTGCCGGATTTGAATGCCGTGATGATGGTGCGCGTCGGAGGTGATGCATGA
- a CDS encoding DNA methyltransferase, translating into MSDLFQNHAAKSGPVECLGQTFPSDEARREHYLKLLAEKLKDPAFRKIGGFPQGTDEAILALSDPPYYTACPNPFIEDFIQYYGKSYDSSVQYLKEPFFADVSEGKYDPLYKLHPYHTKVPHRAIMRYILQYTEPGDIVQDAFAGSGATGIAAQLCGNKAIVESLGYKVDSNGVVSREEIVDGKESWVPFSKVGARKAILSDLSPVAGFISYVYNTPSDPISFQRDAQKVLRAAEEKYGWMFQTAHSPTNDQLQLAVEEINSKDVPDLGKVCAVGRVNYTVWSDVFTCPECAGDVVFWNTAVDIEGGKVNDQFSCPSCAASLTKRSMERKWQKLMDPYLGHIVEQAVQVPVMINYKVGKKRFQKIPDQADIALILKTESLRATEWCPTFQLPTGFNTRQPIESHGLTHIHHFYTGRNRIALAAFNALCEHPLLKSLVTTVAFRITKRYGLTYQAGTWGAGGGPTNGTLYIPSLVKELNMFEMLDNAISKSESKTDINELNAILSTQSTQGLKLPHNSIDYAFIDPPFGANIMYSELNALWEGWLGALTDAKDEAIESKAQSKSLNDYRKMMADGLKNVYEALKPGRWVTIEFSNTQASVWNAIQTSLQEAGFVVANVAALDKQKGSFKAITTTTAVKQDLVISAYKPNGGLEDRFSKSGGTEESVWDFVRTHLRYLPRVKVKDGELEFIAERDPRIIFDRMVAWFVLHNTPVPMSTHEFQSGLTQRFVERDGMVFLPDQVTEYDKKRMQVAIAPQMEMFVSDERSAIDWLSDFLKRGPSTYQEIHTDFISQLGAGWKKHESKPELAALLEDNFIQYDGTGEVPSQIHSYLSTNHKDLRGLEKNSPALVAKAKDRWYVPDPNKAQDLEKKREKALLKEFDHYRAFTGRRLKEFRLEALRAGFRAAWGNKDYQTIIDIAKKVPDEALQEDEKLLTLYDLALTRTEDGI; encoded by the coding sequence ATGAGTGATCTCTTCCAGAACCACGCGGCCAAATCCGGCCCGGTTGAATGCCTCGGGCAAACGTTCCCGAGTGATGAGGCTCGCCGCGAGCACTACCTGAAGCTGCTTGCCGAGAAGTTGAAAGATCCGGCGTTCCGGAAGATCGGAGGCTTTCCGCAGGGTACAGACGAGGCCATCCTGGCTCTATCTGATCCGCCGTACTACACGGCCTGCCCGAATCCTTTCATCGAGGATTTTATTCAGTACTACGGAAAATCATACGACTCATCCGTCCAGTATCTCAAAGAGCCATTCTTTGCAGATGTGAGTGAAGGCAAATACGACCCGCTATATAAGCTCCATCCGTATCACACCAAAGTTCCGCATAGAGCGATCATGCGCTACATCCTTCAGTACACCGAGCCGGGCGATATAGTCCAGGATGCGTTTGCGGGCAGTGGTGCAACCGGAATCGCAGCCCAACTTTGCGGAAATAAGGCCATTGTTGAGTCTCTTGGGTACAAAGTGGACTCGAATGGGGTTGTTTCGAGAGAAGAGATTGTCGACGGAAAAGAGTCGTGGGTTCCGTTTTCGAAGGTCGGCGCAAGAAAAGCCATATTGAGCGACTTATCTCCAGTCGCTGGTTTTATTTCATATGTTTACAACACCCCATCTGACCCTATCTCATTTCAACGCGATGCGCAAAAAGTGCTTCGCGCAGCCGAGGAAAAGTATGGGTGGATGTTTCAAACGGCTCATAGCCCAACTAACGATCAGCTTCAGCTTGCCGTAGAGGAGATCAACTCAAAAGATGTCCCCGACCTAGGGAAAGTTTGTGCGGTCGGCAGAGTTAATTACACGGTATGGTCTGATGTATTTACATGCCCAGAATGCGCTGGCGATGTTGTGTTTTGGAATACTGCCGTTGATATAGAGGGGGGGAAGGTTAACGATCAATTCAGCTGTCCTTCATGTGCCGCTTCACTAACGAAGCGCTCAATGGAAAGGAAATGGCAGAAATTGATGGACCCATACTTGGGGCATATAGTTGAGCAGGCAGTCCAGGTTCCAGTGATGATCAACTACAAGGTTGGGAAGAAAAGATTTCAAAAGATTCCTGATCAAGCTGACATTGCCCTGATTCTAAAAACGGAGTCTCTTAGGGCAACCGAATGGTGTCCAACGTTCCAGTTGCCGACAGGTTTTAATACCCGTCAACCAATTGAGTCCCATGGATTGACTCACATTCATCATTTCTACACGGGAAGAAATCGCATTGCATTGGCGGCATTTAATGCCTTGTGCGAACATCCGCTACTAAAGTCACTGGTGACAACGGTCGCGTTCCGTATAACAAAAAGATATGGCTTGACTTATCAGGCAGGTACTTGGGGTGCGGGGGGCGGGCCGACTAATGGAACCCTCTATATTCCATCTCTTGTCAAAGAGCTGAATATGTTTGAGATGCTCGATAACGCAATCTCAAAGAGCGAATCAAAAACAGACATCAATGAGCTGAACGCAATATTGTCGACGCAATCAACGCAGGGACTGAAGCTGCCGCACAACTCAATTGACTATGCTTTCATAGACCCACCTTTTGGCGCCAACATCATGTACTCGGAGCTTAACGCGCTCTGGGAGGGCTGGCTTGGCGCGCTGACCGATGCCAAAGATGAAGCGATCGAAAGCAAAGCACAGTCAAAATCGTTGAACGACTATCGAAAAATGATGGCGGACGGTTTAAAAAACGTCTACGAGGCACTCAAGCCAGGTCGTTGGGTCACCATCGAGTTTTCGAATACGCAAGCAAGTGTTTGGAATGCAATTCAAACATCGTTGCAGGAAGCGGGGTTCGTAGTCGCCAACGTTGCTGCTCTTGATAAGCAGAAAGGAAGCTTTAAAGCCATCACGACAACAACGGCAGTTAAACAAGATTTGGTTATTTCTGCATACAAACCGAATGGCGGACTTGAAGACCGATTCTCCAAGTCAGGAGGGACTGAAGAATCTGTTTGGGATTTCGTTCGGACCCACCTGCGATATTTGCCGAGAGTAAAAGTCAAAGATGGAGAACTTGAGTTCATCGCGGAGCGCGATCCGCGAATAATCTTTGATCGCATGGTGGCCTGGTTTGTCCTGCACAACACACCTGTCCCAATGTCGACACACGAATTTCAATCAGGTCTCACTCAGCGGTTTGTTGAGCGGGATGGAATGGTCTTTTTGCCGGATCAGGTCACCGAGTACGACAAGAAGCGTATGCAGGTTGCCATCGCTCCTCAAATGGAGATGTTCGTATCTGATGAGCGCAGTGCGATTGATTGGTTGTCCGATTTTTTGAAACGTGGCCCTTCAACCTATCAAGAGATCCACACAGATTTCATCAGCCAACTCGGGGCTGGTTGGAAGAAGCATGAGTCCAAGCCTGAACTTGCCGCCTTGCTCGAAGATAACTTCATTCAGTACGACGGCACGGGGGAGGTCCCGAGCCAGATTCATAGTTATCTCTCGACCAACCACAAGGATCTGCGCGGCTTGGAGAAGAACAGCCCAGCCCTCGTGGCCAAGGCCAAGGATCGTTGGTACGTGCCCGACCCGAACAAAGCACAGGACTTGGAAAAGAAGCGCGAGAAGGCGTTGCTCAAGGAGTTCGACCACTATCGAGCATTCACGGGTCGTCGACTGAAGGAATTCCGCCTGGAAGCGCTGCGCGCTGGCTTCAGAGCCGCATGGGGCAATAAGGACTACCAGACGATTATCGACATCGCGAAGAAGGTGCCTGACGAGGCGCTGCAAGAGGACGAGAAGCTGCTCACCCTCTATGACCTCGCGCTGACCCGTACCGAAGACGGGATCTGA